Within Anopheles nili chromosome 3, idAnoNiliSN_F5_01, whole genome shotgun sequence, the genomic segment AATTCCAAAAGAAACCCTCTTTTAGATTTGCACTCTAGCGGACGAGCTTTCTTTGCTTTTAATGACGTCGGTTGGGACTCGTTTTCCCGACCGTTTCATAATTTGCTGTTATTCGAGGGCATTCCGCATACGCACCTTTATTTGACAAGCCGCCGCATGGAGCGGTCTTATGGCGTCCTTATCATCCACGACAGTACCagcaccggttccggtaccATTATGCAGTCCATTCGTATCGAGATACGTTTCTACCTGAATCCGGAACGGGACGCCCTTTTCACCACCGTGCTTTTTCGGGGTGAATTCTGTCGAAATGCAGTTCACCTTCACGTACACGCCGACCTCCTTCATCGGATCCCAGAACACCTCGATCGTGTTCAGCAGATTGCTGCTGGTTGGTTGCACTTGCATCAATCCGTACGACAGCGGGATGTCAACCTGCGGACGAGGGCATAAAATCACATAATGCTCGGCACCAAAGCAAGGTGATCAAAAGCAGGAGAACTCACATCCAAAATACGTTCCCCGGGTCGGGAAGCCTGCCACAGCTGCATCTGTTCACGCTCCATGTACTGCAACCGGCGCTCGTGGAAACATATCTTGATAATACTCTTCAGAATCTTACCCCGAAATGGGGACAGATCGCCAAGCTTCTTAAGCTTGATTTCGTAACTCTGTCCCTGGTTGAGGTAGGTGAGAGATTCTTCGTTGTTTTTCGTCGCTATCGAGGTCGCGGCCGCCAACACGTACTGGAACCTGTTCCAAAGGAGCAGTACAAAGCAATCCATTAGCGAGCCTCTTGCTAGGATAACTGCTTCACCCCTATACATACCGGTTGTGATCGTCGTGTACCTTATCGCCACGTGCCGCTGCTAGTGCTCCATCCTGTTGCATCTGCAAAACGCCTGTAACATACGTGCGTATAGTATAGCTTATTAGTGGTTGTCTCGGGTGTTGGGAACTTTTTTGTCGACAATAGCAGACGCCGTTACAAAACCTGCCCAGGACTGTGTCAACAACTAAGCTACTCGACGAGCCAGCAGTCAGCaagccaagaaaaaaaaagaactacgTCTGATAACTCTCttggcaacaacaacaataaataaatgccacCCAAACCGGCTCTGGTCTTTCGCTTGAACGATAATTTACATCTGCATGATAACTACCAGTTAATCGTGAATGATAGATGCAGCGATCATGATCAGGATGGCACATGTGTGCCAACgtgaaatttataaatttaaacttcaaacaaatttcatgGTACAATCGAGTGTGCATCAGATAGGAAAAGCCAATAAAGCATGACAAATTCGATGATTCGCTATTCGTGTCCTTTACACGCTATTGGCATACAAATATTTTAGAACCTTCCTCCAGTTCCACAATGGCTTACAGCATAGGTTGCTAAACACTCCACACCCGTTTCTTCGACCTACCTCCACTTGAATCCGCGTCCAATCGGTTGGTTTGGAGAAAGTTCTGAAGATTGCTTAAACCGGAACCGATCGCGCCACCGTGGTCCGCATTATTCATTAAACCGGGGCTGGTACCGTTCATAGAACCTTGTCCCtggggttgctgttgctgctggtattGCGgcacttgctgctgttggtgacCATTTGTCACATTTGCATTGCTACTGACACCGAGCGGTTGTTGCAGACCCGCTGCAACCGAGTGCTGCGATTGCGCATGGTCCTGAGCTCCTGGACCTTGCTGATGCAAGGATTGCTGCGATTGATGTagctggtgctgctgatgctgcgattgtgcctgctgctgctgttgctgtggttgttgttgctggggAGGCTGTTGGCGAGGTGATATAAAAATCcagttagaaaaaaaaataatttgccTATAGATCTGATTTAGGTAAACGTACCTTCTGCGGTGGAGATGGTAGTTCTTGCTTAAACACCGGGAAATTCAATAGCGAATCACTgtgggtgataaaaaaagaatcgtCAGACACACATTTAAAGCGATTGGTAAAGCAGATTTACCTGATGTAGCCGTTGCTCGACAGCTCATTGCTGAGGTCCAAATCAAGATCATCGGCCCAACGCATACTTCCTGTgagtagaaaaagaagcaaaagttgTTGGTGTTAGTGCTTGGTACTACTAATTGCGATGCACTCTTCCTCTTTAGTGGACACACAACCTTCTCGATCGGAGTATTGTTTGAGAAAAATGATCACCTAATTCGTTGTTGTTGGTCGCACTGCTGCAGGTAATGCTAGTGTTGAGGTTACTACCGTTACCAATTTCATTGCCGCCGCCATTTGCGGTGGTACCATTATTGAAGCACTTTAGACGTTTTCGCACGAAATCCTTGTCCATCGTATCGCCACCGAACCCGAACGTTTCGCACATTTCCCTATCCCTAACCGACTCCTGCCAGACGTATTATTTCCCAGGATTTTTCTAAGAATGCGTGGCTCAAGTGTACGCGGGAAACAACACCTAAACTGTGTCGTCCAAGTAAACCCCCGAGGATCGTTTGATCCTACAAATACAAAGGCACAATCTAACCTCTAACGCTCTTCTCGGCTGATCTCCAGCACTTTCACGTTCCCATAAAGATCAGCGAACCTGACACGGCAACAGACGAGTGCCGTCAGCACGCTCGATCCGACCGATGATGCTAACTTTCGCCCTAGATAGTCTCAATCCCGACCAGATAGAGGCGCAGGCAACACTGTCAGCACACACAGCCGGAAGCTGGAGATGGAACCACCTAGGCTTGATATTCCACCATTACCAGTGTACCACTCCCGACGAGCGGTTGAGCACATTCGCGGTGGGGCACACTTACGCCGTCCATCATCTCCCAGTAACGCCTGTGACGTATGGTCAAGCCTTGTTGATACGGTGAGGGCACAAACAACAGCGTGTTGGTTAATCCCTTGGCAAATAGTAAAAACCCGATCCACAACGCGCAGCAGCACGGACCTTGCCCGGGGCGATCCTTGCGATCACGAGTCACACAAGACGTGATCAGCGAGCTGTCCAGAAACGATGGAGTTATAACGCTTCAGTGACAACACTTTATTGTTGCAACATCATCTTGAATTGTTGCTCTCGATCACTTTTAGCTGATCGACAGGAAAGATCGGTTTCCAAGGTGTGAAATTAGATTCACAATTGCTCATTCACATCTCCTCAAGAATGGTGAACACTTTCACGGCGAGTGATATCAGTCAAAGAGAGAGACTCGAACGTGAACGTCCGATTGTTTGACGCACAACGAAATTCTACAGCTTCTTATCGATGGCACACGATCACACGACGTTCGCGGGGATTCAAATCACTGTGTATTCCGTGAACGACGCACCAACACTCGAGCCTGTTGTCTGCTATCAATCGCTAATGGAACCACCGTACGGTACTGTTTGGTATGTTGTGGGTGTGATAATGGTCGTGCCCGGCACGGTCTACATGCAAAACCGGACGCTTGATCGGAACTGTTTGTCGAAAGACTTATCTTGATAAATTTACACTTTATCTACAGTcgtaaataaatcaaaaagcGCCCTGCCACAACGAACTCTGCCTTCCCAGGCAAGAGAACATGCAGGTTCCCGCCATCGTGGGCAGGTTTCCACAATGTTTATGGCTACTAAGCTGGTcaatgggtgtgtgtgagtccTTTGCACttgaggaaaaaatcaacaaacccTGCTGATTACTCGTTGTTCCTCCCTTTTGGTCAACGTTGCGCCGTTATGGGTAATCAAACCACGTTTTCAAGCAGATATTCGAGTAATGGAAAGgacgtacgttttgttttccactacCTCACACGCTCACTTTGTATGCGCCCTCGAGGATcgtgtaaaagaaaaacctccgtGGCAGTAGCTCTCGAAAGCCGGCTATTCTCTTGACTGGCGTAAGAGTGGCCTGAGTAAGAGCAAATCATCGTTGGCCGTTATCAGTTTTGCTGTCCAGACACACCAACCGGTAACGAAGGCTGGAGGTGCCACGGGTTGATGACGTGAAATTGACCTTTTTCATCTGCGATCGAGGGATGGACGAGTTCTTCTACATACGTACATGCACCAGTCGTGCTTTTCCACAACTACAACACCATGTGTAACCTCCAAACAAACCAAATAATGAAAACCATGTTGTCGACGCTTATCAGACCTCCCTTGCCATAGATTAAGATGGCCGCCTAGGACCGAGATTTGGCTGCTGCCAGTCCCGCACACTCACCCAGATCGTGTGACGGTTGTTGGCTGACTTCGAACTTGCAGTTTATGCTTGAGCATATTTACTACCATATTCTACGCCTATTGAGCCTGTTACAGGCCGTAGATCTATATGACGTCACATCTACATGATGCCGTTAAGATTCCAACAAGATGTAGGCTTCTACGTATTATCGTAGTCACTCGTATTTTCACTCTAGCCACTTGTTTACCTGTAGGTTCAGTTTCACATGTTTAGGAGCTTCAAAACAGGTTTAAGAACGGTCTGAAAAAGAAACTTGTTCCAGCCGCTGTTCTACAGTGGAGAGTAACCCGCAACGGACACTAATTACTCATATACCATTTCAGcgataaacaaacattttaattaaagtaGAATCGATACGGGAAAACCACAGGGTGATGAATAACTTGAATCGTTCATGGAATTGCTTACGAATCAAATAACTAgcaatgtactaaaaatattgcaTAGTACTGAGGAAAAGCATTCATAgctgttccctttttttttttgaacaagaaacaaaatgttcaaaaaatgCCACCTAGCGACGTTCAAGTGATACGCTGACTGGTGTACGAGATGACATTTTTCGGCACTTACCTTTCCGACGTGCGTCACGTTCCTTATCGATGTTGGCGATCTTCGTCTCGGATCCGTCGGTGTCCTCCTCCTGCGGTGACATCCATTCCATGCGTCTCTTTCGGCTTGGTAGTAGGGCGTTGTTCATGTACATGCCATtatcctgctgctgttgctgctgctgagatGCGGCTGCAGCAACAACCGCCGCAGCCGTGGCTACTGCGACCGCCGTAACGGATGTCGGTGCACTTGTTGTATCGTTGGCACCGCTGGTTGATGCGATCGCCGAGTGCATCTTGTTGTATTCGACGGGCCACGGTTCTTTGGAATCCGGTGGCGAGTCAACAAAGTTGTTCTGATAGTCCTGGAAATTGTTTGGCGAACCGCTGTACGTATCTTCGTTGTCCAGGTTATACCCAGAGGGCATCTGTGAAAAAGGATAACCGATGTTTGTTACTTTCCGCATTATTTCCTGGCATAATAACAAATGTTAACGTACGCTCGAATATTACTACAGTTTATCTGTCTTTCATTTGCTTAAGATCCACTTTCAATTAAGCAGAGAATAAAgcatttttcctgctttgTTTTTACGCAAAAGCAGGAAAAGAATTTGTGCTATCTACATctgggtttatttttgcatctTTTATCGATGTTATGTACCGGCGCCGTCAAGATACGAtgggtgatttattttcggCAACTCGTTTGCTATTTTAAGAAGCACAATTGCAAAATCGTTTTCCAAGGACAATGGACACCGATAAAAATCTGGTACCTGGATGTGGAACAATAGCGACATTTTCTATGATAGATCCTATGATAAGCACCGTGAATCACTACGTGGTGGAATGGTGGAGTAAATATAATTAAACTGTCCACTCGGATGCAGAATGTGACATTGCATTTATCGAGAAGGAACACAAACATCAATCGATAAATGTTCATTTATGTACCAGGAGAGGTTCcgttatttaaacaaaaaaaaacacgttaaaAGGAACATGTCTTGcagcgaaccgaacgaactTCCTGCCTTTGGAGAATGTGCCAAATGGTACAAGTTCGTAGTTAGTCGGTTTGTTTAGATACACTAAAAGGTAGTATTTAGAGCATCCctagaaaaataacaacagtTTTGCGAGTTGCAtagccaacaaaaaagagaagaaaaaaacattcgtgCAAATAATGCATTCCTCAACAATGTTCCCGCCGTCTGGCTTGCTTCACGCCAAGAGGGTGACAGACGTAATCTTTGCTCAAACAACAAGGAAGTAAGATAAGATATGGCCCGTGCAATGTAGTCTCGGGGGACTGCAATAGTATTGCAGCTGGAAGtcacaaacaaaccaataaTGCTGTCTTTCGTGAAATCCATGGCCATGGTGCAGAATGATCGATTGGAGCCTCGCTATCATGGGCATTTCAGGGAGTTGAGAAGATAGGAAAACGGTGGCTGGAAACGCCAAGAAGAAAGAACTTGTCTCCAAAGCGTTTCAACAAGGTTACGCGAATATTAATCCGTTCCGGACACAGCCGGTCTCCTTGAGAGAGTGATGATCGCATCTAAAGTTCTTCGTTCGCTGATGCTGTGCCACAAGCGAGGACGTCCTGATGACATGCAAACAGGATCCATCGTCCGCTTTATGGCCAACGAAGGCCAACAGGCCCTCTAGAAGTGGGGACGATGTCACGTGTAAGCCGATCCACAACGCCCACAAGCATTACCTGTTCAAAGTCCTGCTGCCCCGGGCGCCTCACCGCtgactgctgttgctgctgctggtgctggtgctgctgttgctgctgctgatcgtgTTGATGGTACTGATAAGGACTGGGGCTGCCGGAGTATTCCATTTGTTCGATTTCTTCCTCGAGCGATCGGCTCAACAAATGAAAATCCAACGCGTCTAGCTGGTAGGTCGTCTGCTGGTACGTAACGTCGTTCCGGCGGCTCACAACACCGGCGGAAGCGTTGTACCGGTAAGGAAACGTGTCCTGTCCCTGCCCGAATGGCGGAAagagatgctgctgctgttgctggtgttgaaCCTGCTGGTCAAAGGGACTGTTGCATGGGTTGGCCAGCAGTGATACGGCCGTCGCCATTCGCGTAACTGCGCGGCGTGCTTCCGATGCTTCCGAGTCTTTTGGGACAGGAAAATGACCGTCCAGCAACCGTCTTCGAGAGTGACTCAACTACCCAGCCGTAGAAGCTGAGGATTGCTTGGTGTACGCCTCGGTTGGCAACTGCTCAGTCGCACCAACGGAACCAGTTTTGTACGAGTCGTGATGGCTTCACGCTGTGCTTGAGGCTCTCTGATTGGAAGCGATGATTGCTTTCGCCGATAACAACGAAAGTTAGACGCACAGAGAGACGCACGTTTCGACTACTTTCTACATCATACGAGCACGGCGTGGCGATGCGTCTGAGCAATTGTTAACAGGCAGGAACGCGAACGAGAACGATTCACGATAACGCACCTAGTAACGGTTCGTAACGCACACACCCCCGTTCTAAGTACATCAAACACCGCGCGCCTACGGTTACTACGATCACAGGCGTTGTGTTGTTGGGATGAcgttcggtgggaaaaattgtcAAAATATGTTGTGACTCGTTTCGCCGACTGCGATGTCTGCGTTACGTTCCAGGACTTAGTCAACGCACACACCAAACAACAAAGCACACGGCATCAAGAAACGAATGGCGGTGGACGTATGGAAAGCTGTGTCCTTTTCTACGGTTTTCGAAAGTTGCGTTGAAAATTACCACATTCGGTGAAGGACAGGGACGTCTTGAAGAAGACTACTACTCAAATTGCGAGCACTACTTGAAACGGAACACAACACGCACTAACTCACAACGATTGTTTTTCGTCGCGTCGTTCAACGGTCGTGCAAGGCAGCGTGTGGTGATAATTGCCAGGATCGAACAAAACCGGATGCAGTGTAAGGAACATCCAACTCACGCACGCTACGATACCGGAAGGAGAAGGGggggctttgtttttgatcTATTAGAACGCAATTTTCCACTATCTCTCCCTGTCTTTCTAGGTCGGCAAACTACTATTGTCGCCCTaaccacacacgcgcacactcacACCGGCGTGTGGTTTTCCTCGAAAGGACGAGTCAGTTAGAACATAACGAAGAACGAATTGTACAGCTTCTTGATGCCGGTGGTTTCGCGCTGGCGGTGACTCTGAAGCAGTGGATTCTCAATGTCTATCCGCATCTTGTTGACCATATACGCGGGTTCGAAGTTGCACGGCCGGCTAATGATATCCTGCTCCATAaggcacatacacgcacggTTTATCACGGTGCTTCCACGCTGGCGAACGGGACGAAGGGTGGCCAACCGACAGCCACTGCTACAGCTTCACTTTGGCCGTGTTGGACGGCAAGTTTTTCCTCGGAAGCAATTTTCAAACGTCGCACGGAGACTGCCAcgtttcacacacacacgcacacacacggtggaCACACAATCGCTTGTGGTTCCAACAACGCGAAGAGTCACccgcgatggagacgcctgctTATTCTTGCTTGAATTGCACGAGATTTTCCTTTCACGGCATCGAACACAGGACACACTTGGCACACAGGGATGCGTTTTGTTGGGACACCTTGGAAAATGAGTGCACTactggggatggaaaatctgATCCACGAtatgcgagcgagcgaacgagacaCGCCTGCACGGTACGACGTTTGTGTCGTAACTAACAACCCCTCAccgagctggagctggagcaAGGTATCGGCCAGCGAATGTCGAGAGTCGTCGATGCGATGTCGAAGAAGAACCAGCTTGCCGCGAGACGCAAGCGAGTGGATTCGAGCGTGCGGTCTGT encodes:
- the LOC128727042 gene encoding uncharacterized protein LOC128727042, whose translation is MATAVSLLANPCNSPFDQQVQHQQQQQHLFPPFGQGQDTFPYRYNASAGVVSRRNDVTYQQTTYQLDALDFHLLSRSLEEEIEQMEYSGSPSPYQYHQHDQQQQQQHQHQQQQQQSAVRRPGQQDFEQMPSGYNLDNEDTYSGSPNNFQDYQNNFVDSPPDSKEPWPVEYNKMHSAIASTSGANDTTSAPTSVTAVAVATAAAVVAAAASQQQQQQQDNGMYMNNALLPSRKRRMEWMSPQEEDTDGSETKIANIDKERDARRKGSMRWADDLDLDLSNELSSNGYISDSLLNFPVFKQELPSPPQKPPQQQQPQQQQQQAQSQHQQHQLHQSQQSLHQQGPGAQDHAQSQHSVAAGLQQPLGVSSNANVTNGHQQQQVPQYQQQQQPQGQGSMNGTSPGLMNNADHGGAIGSGLSNLQNFLQTNRLDADSSGGVLQMQQDGALAAARGDKVHDDHNRFQYVLAAATSIATKNNEESLTYLNQGQSYEIKLKKLGDLSPFRGKILKSIIKICFHERRLQYMEREQMQLWQASRPGERILDVDIPLSYGLMQVQPTSSNLLNTIEVFWDPMKEVGVYVKVNCISTEFTPKKHGGEKGVPFRIQVETYLDTNGLHNGTGTGAGTVVDDKDAIRPLHAAACQIKVFKLKGADRKHKQDREKILKRPVTEQEKYQRSCDCTILTDITTDSVITPLGGSFSPEHIKRNVSPLLSGPASPGQLNKFENIMSSVLGNGGNGVNSSGKVASTAAAAMVVAAAAAAAVQNNPIGISNVSSTNGLCKASPLADQPMGGVLSPQQASDLDDYVPNITKESSPGSLAQWLAVHRLSAYGKTFAQFSGSDLLRMSKEDLCKICGLADGIRMFNILHSKAITPRLTIYVSFEANIYHAIYLHSNTIPELVQNLSRIPGFLEAINALNTPNSSSSEAGLWNGTFGVRSLGSVGNGGGLGGGNGTLKLGGNNGNLSVPSPSSPISSSSGVAKLQLLINGPAGIQVLLTEDVLNNVKDETLFQLELKPNGNILMKAVQNVPQNGDGSIDDDAN